One stretch of Bordetella avium DNA includes these proteins:
- the panC gene encoding pantoate--beta-alanine ligase: MKVVHTIQDLRDHLRGQNRIAFVPTMGNLHEGHLALMKLARQHGDPVVTSIFVNRLQFGPNEDFDRYPRTLQNDIEKMDRDRDVYMVFAPDEREMYPEPQNYRVLPPDDLGDVLEGEFRPGFFQGVCTVVLKLLSCVQPRVAVFGKKDYQQLMIVRAMCRQFQLPVEIIAHETVRASDGLALSSRNRYLSVEERAEAPRLYALLGELRQRVLDGERDVAALEAETAARLAAHGWRVDYVSLRRQHDLKTPGAADFETRQPLVVLAAATLGATRLIDNLEI; the protein is encoded by the coding sequence TTGAAAGTCGTCCATACCATTCAGGATCTGCGTGATCATCTGCGCGGACAGAACCGTATCGCCTTCGTGCCTACCATGGGGAATTTGCATGAGGGGCATTTGGCGCTCATGAAGCTGGCGCGCCAGCATGGCGATCCGGTTGTGACCAGCATTTTCGTCAATCGCCTGCAGTTCGGTCCCAACGAAGACTTCGACCGCTATCCGCGTACCTTGCAAAACGACATCGAGAAGATGGACCGCGACCGCGATGTCTATATGGTGTTTGCGCCCGATGAGCGCGAGATGTATCCCGAGCCGCAGAACTACCGGGTGCTGCCGCCGGATGATCTGGGCGATGTGCTTGAAGGGGAGTTCCGCCCCGGGTTTTTCCAGGGTGTCTGCACCGTCGTGCTCAAGCTGTTGTCGTGCGTGCAGCCGCGTGTGGCGGTGTTCGGCAAGAAAGACTATCAGCAGTTGATGATTGTGCGGGCCATGTGCCGCCAGTTCCAGCTTCCGGTCGAAATCATTGCCCACGAAACCGTGCGCGCCTCTGATGGCCTGGCCCTGTCGTCGCGCAACCGCTATCTGTCAGTCGAGGAACGCGCCGAGGCGCCCCGTTTGTATGCTTTGCTGGGCGAGCTGCGCCAGCGTGTGTTGGATGGCGAACGCGATGTGGCGGCGCTGGAAGCCGAGACCGCCGCGCGACTGGCCGCGCATGGTTGGCGGGTCGATTATGTGTCGCTGCGTCGCCAGCATGACTTGAAGACGCCGGGCGCTGCCGATTTCGAGACGCGTCAGCCTTTGGTGGTCTTGGCCGCCGCGACGCTGGGCGCGACGCGCCTGATCGACAACCTGGAAATCTGA
- a CDS encoding response regulator transcription factor, translated as MYSPHSSCANTRLTPREHEVLAYLARGQANKVIAIELGISMRTVEAHRARIFRKIGVRNVLELVCQLCPYRTALAEPMSGPIDRSAAPADCPVRRRGPGRAGGSGCS; from the coding sequence ATGTATTCACCGCATTCTTCTTGCGCCAACACCCGGCTTACGCCGCGTGAACACGAGGTGTTGGCCTATCTGGCCCGAGGCCAGGCGAATAAGGTCATCGCCATCGAATTGGGCATTTCCATGCGTACCGTCGAGGCGCATCGCGCACGTATCTTTCGCAAGATAGGCGTGCGCAATGTGCTGGAACTGGTATGCCAGCTATGCCCTTACCGGACGGCGCTGGCCGAACCCATGTCCGGGCCTATTGACCGCAGCGCAGCGCCGGCTGATTGTCCAGTTCGGAGACGGGGTCCAGGTCGGGCTGGCGGGTCAGGGTGTAGTTGA